One window of the Deltaproteobacteria bacterium genome contains the following:
- a CDS encoding nitroreductase family deazaflavin-dependent oxidoreductase, translating to MSQVDLRPLERHWNCRLTVRGRRSGEPRTVTMWFALDPAARRIYLTGSGEPPQWVRNVRAHEAAGGAVTVQIGATRLHGRARVVDDPAEAEAIRLRFVRRYLGARLARLLGRGYVDSTAVVVAQLRASEADG from the coding sequence GTGAGCCAGGTCGATCTGCGTCCCCTCGAGCGGCACTGGAACTGCCGGCTCACGGTGCGCGGGCGCCGGAGCGGCGAGCCGCGCACCGTCACCATGTGGTTCGCGCTCGACCCGGCGGCGCGCCGGATCTACCTCACCGGGAGCGGGGAGCCGCCGCAGTGGGTGCGCAACGTGCGGGCCCACGAGGCGGCGGGGGGCGCCGTCACCGTGCAGATCGGAGCGACCCGCCTGCACGGCCGGGCGCGCGTGGTCGACGATCCCGCCGAGGCCGAGGCGATCCGGCTGCGCTTCGTGCGCCGCTACCTGGGCGCGCGCCTGGCCCGGCTGCTCGGTCGCGGCTACGTCGACTCGACGGCGGTGGTCGTCGCGCAGCTCCGGGCAAGCGAGGCAGACGGGTAG
- a CDS encoding MFS transporter, whose translation MAAALPSPVEIPPSFRIYLASRFCAATAMMLMRTAIFWHVFDRTGSTFHVGMVGVVQFAPTLALTLVGGAVADAYDRRRVMRLAQLPLLAAGATLFGCTAAGAASLPLLYGAVFLVSCAFAFDSPARQALVPTLVPIAAFPRAVTFASTIQALAFAAGPALAGLAIARGGPGLAYGLYVGLIALNWLGIGFFRPLRDSGERRAPSWLAVREGLAFVRSEPVVLGCMALDMFAVILANATALLPAYQEILGVGPRGFGLLASSLEIGALGMAAAMVLRPPAARPGRALLIGVGVYGCATVAFGLSRAFPLAVATYMVVGMADQVSVVMRQTAIQLSTPDALRGRVSAVNLIFIQASNQLGAARAGFVAAATSPAFAVVSGGIGCLLVLALVAWRIPELRRYRLGTLAPA comes from the coding sequence GTGGCCGCCGCCCTCCCTTCCCCCGTCGAGATCCCGCCCTCGTTCCGGATCTACCTCGCGAGCCGCTTCTGCGCGGCGACCGCGATGATGCTGATGCGCACCGCGATCTTCTGGCACGTCTTCGACCGCACCGGCTCGACCTTCCACGTGGGCATGGTGGGTGTGGTCCAGTTCGCGCCGACGCTCGCGCTCACCCTGGTGGGCGGCGCCGTCGCCGACGCCTACGACCGCCGGCGCGTGATGCGGCTGGCGCAGCTCCCGCTGCTCGCGGCCGGGGCGACGCTCTTCGGGTGTACGGCGGCCGGGGCCGCGTCGCTGCCGCTCCTCTACGGCGCCGTGTTCCTGGTCTCCTGCGCGTTCGCCTTCGACAGCCCGGCGCGCCAGGCGCTGGTGCCGACGCTGGTCCCGATCGCGGCGTTCCCGCGCGCCGTCACCTTCGCCTCCACGATCCAGGCGCTGGCCTTCGCCGCGGGGCCGGCGCTGGCCGGGCTCGCGATCGCACGCGGCGGCCCCGGGCTGGCCTACGGCCTGTACGTCGGGCTGATCGCGCTCAACTGGCTCGGGATCGGCTTCTTCCGCCCGCTGCGTGACTCCGGCGAGCGGCGCGCGCCGAGCTGGCTCGCGGTGCGCGAGGGGCTCGCCTTCGTGCGCTCGGAGCCGGTCGTGCTCGGCTGCATGGCGCTCGACATGTTCGCGGTGATCCTCGCCAACGCGACCGCCCTCTTGCCGGCCTACCAGGAGATCCTCGGGGTCGGCCCGCGCGGCTTCGGGCTGCTCGCCTCGTCGCTCGAGATCGGCGCGCTCGGGATGGCGGCGGCGATGGTGCTGCGCCCGCCCGCGGCGCGGCCGGGCCGCGCGCTGCTGATCGGGGTCGGCGTCTACGGCTGCGCGACGGTCGCCTTCGGCCTCTCGCGCGCCTTCCCGCTCGCGGTGGCGACCTACATGGTCGTGGGCATGGCCGACCAGGTGAGCGTGGTGATGCGACAGACCGCGATCCAGCTCTCCACGCCCGACGCGCTGCGCGGCCGGGTCAGCGCCGTCAACCTGATCTTCATCCAGGCCTCCAACCAGCTCGGCGCGGCGCGCGCGGGCTTCGTCGCTGCTGCCACGAGCCCCGCTTTCGCGGTCGTGAGCGGGGGGATCGGCTGCCTGCTCGTGCTGGCGCTCGTGGCCTGGCGGATTCCCGAGCTGCGCCGCTACCGGCTGGGTACACTGGCGCCCGCATGA